CACGTACATCTACGTATATGGCAAATTGTGATGTACCAGCTAGCAGGCGTATCATATTATGATCGAGCTAACAATTTGATTGTCTTGTGTAAGATCAGATAGTAGTAGTACACTCATACTATGTACTAAAACGTTGTACAGAATTGATGTAGAACATTGCACGTGCATGcctccatgtgtgtgtgtgtgtgtgtgtgtgtgtgtgtgtgtgtgtgtgtgtgtgtgtgtgtgtgtgtgtgcgtgcgcgtgtgtgtgtgtgtgtgtgtgtgtgtgcgtgcgtgtgtgtgtgtgtgtgtgtgtgtgcatgtgtgggtgagtgtgGGCGTGAGTGTGggcgtgggtgtgggtgtgggtgtttACCTGATTTAGTGGCACAGTTTCAATGCTAGGCAGTTGCTTGTGTCTATCTGGTTGCATCATTGTGACTTCTCGCTGAGCTGTTGCTACAGTTTGTGGACGTCTGTGTGCTGCCATAATTTGTAGTATCTTCATTGGATCATCTGGTGAATGAAGTACATTGCTTTGAAAACTATTGGTGGGACTCTTTGGTGTACTGCCATTAGAACTGCTGCTTGTAGTGATGCCATCATCTCTTAGAGAGATCACACCTGGAGAGGGAAGTGCCATGAGAGATGCAATGTCTGCCGGTGCTTTTCCTGGAGTTTGAAACAAGTTAGCTCTGACTGCTGTTGTATTTAGTGACTCTCTGCTCCATTGTTTTCTTGTAGGAACTGTGTAGGCATAGTCTGCTGAATTAGCCCAACTATAGCGCTTTGATGGAGGCTCTCCACTCAGCGCAAGTGTCTCATTTCTTCCTCGATTAAACTTTAGTGGACTTCCTCTGTTGGCTGCTCTATCATATACTGCTAGATGTTCTGCATTCATCCTGTTCTCGGCAATCATTCCTTTATGAGTACATTCGGTGTGCAGAATTCGGGAATCTTTCTGAAGCATTGTTGGCTGagtgtgtattgtatttgGCGATGTTGCATAGTGTTTGAGAGATCTGCGAAGGCCAGACTGATGTCTTGCTGCTAAGACGCTGTTTGGTGTTGGAGGCAGTCGCCTGTTGCCTTCTGATGTTGACAAGTGCCGACGAggtttaaattttgaatttgcaacGAAGTTGACTGCAGCGGTTGATGGTGGTGGCAAGCTTGTCCCACGCGAGTCTCTGTGTGTTGAAGTTGCAACTGGACAGGTGGCATTAGGATTTCTATAACAATGAAGGAAAGCATGATGTCAGTAAGTCACTGTTGTTAATTAGTTTAAGTATGTCAATGCTGATTAAGTATGTTAgtgacagacagttagacggATGCTAATTTCATCTGCTAGTTGGTTAGAACACAATTTGGACAATACAGTGACATTTGCACTTGTTGTCATCTTGTACTAATTTATTTCATTATACAAATGCCATTTTGTATTACCCTTGAGATCAAGTATCTCAACATTCGTTATATATGTGGCCACCCCAGCACTGTTGATGGCTGTCACTATAAGAATCCATTAGTTCTGCATGTCCACAGACTGGTCCAAAGGCACTGTTGCCATCAAGGAAGCCCCAAGATGAGGTTTAAcgatttgttaattaacaacaatcTCAAGTCTTGTGCCATTCATTAACTCTCAGCATTTGAGCAACTATTTAGTGATCAAGCACATTGGAGATCAATTGGTCACCATTTCCTCTAACAGTACTAAACAGAATGAAAGTAAAACAATATACCTGCAGAGCACAAACGCAAAGATTGAATAGTCTAAAACATCAATGTCAACCCTTCTATGCCTGGCAAAGAGTGTTGATCGAAAGCAAGTCTGATATCTCATCAGAGACACACTAACGTCCTAACTGTTGTTGATGGACATTTTATCATCATCTCATGTGCACTGCACTACAAGTCAAAGAAGGTTCCCTGCTAGAAATAACTAACATTCAAGTGAGATGCTGAGGTTGGTTTGTCAAATTACCAGTAGAGACTTTTAGTGTACATATCTTGATTCTTATTCCATTTAATGACTAGACTGTTTAGTATCATTTCCAGTTATTtgtcagtagcttgtttgcttATACGTAATGTTCTTTCAAAGTTTGGTTTTAGTGTGATCATATCAACATAAAGGCAGCaacaaataatagaaatttggTTAGTCTATTGTAGATCAGGTACAAAATGGGCTTTAATAGTTTCAAGACAGTAGCTGTTAGCGTTTACCTTCTTTGATTGTAGTGTGCTGTCATTGCCTCTACATATACAAACATGTCAGTAATTGGTTTCACGTGTTTACTACTTGAAATAGGTATCTCTTTCCTCACTTTGTTCACTAGCTGTCTTATTGTCTTTCTCAACGTTTTCTGATCTCGCTATACTAGTCTCTATTAGTGCTAATTCAGGACTCAGACCGAGGCTGGTTCGTGATCGGTCATAGGAAGTTTCAACTGCTATTTGACTCATGTATGTTCGTCCTTCAGGCTGGTCAATCAACAGGTGAAAGATGGCTGCAATCCAGTCACACTTGTTTGTTGAGACGGCATTTTCAATTTCATGCTTTGTCAGATCTAATTGAGTGGATATTAATTGAATAATCTGCAACATAAAGTTTACTGCATTTACAGCCAAAGAGCTTGATTTCGTGCATTTCACCTTCTTATGTGCTTCTTGGTCTTGTGGTAGTGGCTTGTATGGATGCAGAAGATAAAGACCGTGTTTTGTAATCCAAGGATGATCCATGACTTCCAACAGAGTGATGCGTTGACTCGGCTTTACTTGCAATAGGTGCCTGATGAGATCAACACAAGCTGCAGAGAATGTAAAAAGGACAAAAGCTGATAAGCTCGTAGAACAGAGTTGACTGAGACGTGATAGTAGTAATACCTGGACTGAGGAGTGACATTTCCAATTCCTGTGAGTCACTGATTCCAGCTGCTATTTGTTCAAGTAGTTTCTGTCTTTTGTTGTGTCGTTCACGAGGACCACTATTCAAAAGTATTTGTtgtaactaattaattgacttgTGAGAAGACTGTGTGACAATACCGAAATGGTAGTTTTCCACAGAGCATTGCAAACATGTTGACTCCACTAGAATAGATAGAAGAAATAGTTTGTTATGATTTAAGAATTTGAGGCAAGAACATTAACTGTACATCAGGCTCTTTCAGTTACCAATGCtcaaacagagaaagacaaCTCTTGCAGCTACTCAGTGAGCACTGATGATAGTTACAGTAACATGGATACGTCACAGTGCAGATATAACAAAAAATTGCGTTTAATTATGACTTTTGACTGAAGTTGCTGCTGTAGGTTGTCTAATAGCTAGAGCATGGTAAGACAACTAActcacttgtgtgtgtgaatcaGTTGGATATATGTATTTGTCACTATTTAGGAATTGAATTTCTGTTATCTTTCAGCTGGACATTTATTTTACTTGTAGAAGCCAGTAGTGCAGGTGTGTACAGTTTTAGTTGACATGTTTACTGTATGGAAATTTGTTGCTTTTTGTATCTCTTTACTGATTCTGAGCACAAATAAGTCGATGTGGCAAACTCAGTTGCTTTCGTTTACCACAGTTTTACATTTTCAATATAACTTTACAAAAACAAGTTACACTTACAGACTCCACACGTCAACTTCTGGTCCATAGTTTTGACCTGGAATAAAGAGCTCAGGTGCTGCATATTCTGGTGATCCACAATGAGTTGCCAGTAGTTCTCCTGGCTGATGTTGATTGCTCAAACCAAAGTCtataacaaacaatttatatGTTGATAATTCGAGTTAATTTTTAGTGTATACAGTGGTTCTTACCAACAATTTTGATGTTTCTTTTTCGTTTGTCTAACAAAATATTTTCCATCTTCAGATCTCTGTCAAGAGAATGATTATTAGTGTAACTCACGTGACATAACACTCATTTCTTCCGCTTTGCTATTTAGCTAACAGTAGGACATGCTACAAGAAACATGCACTACCCATACAACTGTGAAATGTGTTTTGTGAGCAATAACATGGCAGCTAATTTTCAGCAAGTGTGTATATGTCGTGCACGAAACAGTATGCACTTCCTGGTGCTCTGCAGAAGAGAAATTTACATAAGCAAGCGCTAGAAAACAAGACTATGCATGTCATTTCTATTGCATAATTACACAGTCAAATTTCTTGTGACTTGCCTGTGGACAATTCCTTCACTGTGCAAATGGTGAATTGCTGATACGAGTTGTCTTACAAAGGGACGAGCTTGTGGTTCACTAAGTCGCTTTTCTGCATAGTCATTTCGAACATGTGCTAGTAACTCTCCACCTTCTGCAACTTCTGTAACCAGGCAGTACAGTGTATTTGTCTTCATGGTCTCATAAAGACGAATAATGTTTGGATGACGGATTCTCCTCATGATTTGTGCTTCTCGTAATAAATTTCGTCTCACGTAGTCTTCCCTGATCTTTTCAATCTCAATAAGTTTAATTGCAACCTTGCAAGAGCTTCAGCTAGAACTGTGTAGACGTTGACTTGCTCATTTATCTTACCTTGGCATGTGTTATTGTGTGGGTGGCTAACTCAACTCGAGCAAAGTTTCCTTTACCCAGTGTTTTTCCCGTCAGTAAGTACCGGCCAATGCATCGCACTTCTTTGCCTGATACAGAGTGTCTCCTCTCGGAATTCAAGGTTGATCCTGAGTGACTGCTCATAGCAGCAACCTTAGGGGAGGGTCTTGTTGTTTTCAGCACCGCCCTTTGCGTACGTGCCTctgataattaataaattgctCATCCAATGAGAATACAGACTAGCGTGCAAGACATCCCTCAGTCATTGGTCCCTAAATTATTGGATCACGCATTGACACGTGGGAAGACGATCCTCGTTAGCAACAGACTAGAATAGAACTGCACGTGGTAGTAGTTGGTCACGTGCTTGTTGGGATGCAACAAGTGAATATGAGCTGATAATGCAATTATGCGTCAGCTGATGTTGAGGAAGATGATAGCGATAAAAGGGAGTCTTACCTGTAAGATACCCTATTAGTTAGGTAATTGTTTTGGCGAATGCCAATACAGGTATGGGTAAGTCTAGATCACTTCAAAGCCCTCAACATGTGTGGGCTGATACAAATAGGTAGCACACTACTAGACTCAGCATGGTAGACTATATATGGTCTTGGATGTTCTTCTGCTGTCTGTACATTCAGTGAATATTCAATCAACCCTACATGTTAGCCTCAGTGGCACAAGCCGCTCACGCCTGCTCATGCCTTGTGAGGCTTCTGAAGTAGGAAAGATGCATGACGTAGGTAATAGAGTTAAATTTTGCTTTATTGGCAACTCAACTGCCATGAAAAAGTACAATATTTTCATCCAGGGAAAATAAATCAACCAAAATTACAAAATGGAAAGGGTAAAAACAAGGTACTTATAGACAACAGGGTTTACCAGCAACAACAAGACTTCCTACTCtaacaaaaagaacaaaacAGAATATAAGCACTCTCTAGCAACTACAGTATATGGAAGTACCTCTGACAGTATACTTCAACTGGATCTtctattgtgttgtgtgtatgtgtgtgtatcgtACATGACTCTATGCAATAGTTACCAGTTCTGAGATGCCTGAATGTACCCACACATCTCTGATCAGTTCATCAACTTCTGGTGTGGAGTAAAGAGCTGTGGTCTCGCCATCTTGTGCCATTCCCAGTGCTGCCAAGTCATTGACTGTCTGATAAAATCCATCACAGCAGTAGGAACTGGGCAATGGCCACGTAGACGTACAATGACGGTTCAGCTGGACAGTGGAATAACTCGACTGATCAGCATCTATCTTCACTCTTGACGATGTGGAGCACCTGGACATGATAGAATAGTATGGAGGTGGAGCCTGAGCCGTTGATAAACTTCTAACGGTTGCTGTTGTTTGATGACCATTGTAAGGAGGAGGTAAGATGGGCCACTGAGGCATGGTGACAGGAGATGCCTCTGAATTACTGTAACTGTGCAAGCTGCCTTCTGTCGACATCAAGTCTGCCGTGTCACTGCTGGAAATGGATAAGGTGCGCGGTCGACGAGAGCTGCGCTCTGTGTGCTGTTCAGTGCTAATAATGCTAATAACAGAAGCTGGCGAGGATGGTATGGCGTCTGAAACCACGTCTGTATTCACACTCTCGTCTACTCCCGCGTTGCAACTTGTGCTATGAGAGGCATTGTAACCGCGCCGCACAGACCGTCGTCGCTTAGATGGTGAAGATCGAGATGTTGACGTGCGCGActtcttgctgttgttgcgCATT
The sequence above is drawn from the Corticium candelabrum chromosome 8, ooCorCand1.1, whole genome shotgun sequence genome and encodes:
- the LOC134183317 gene encoding MAP/microtubule affinity-regulating kinase 4-like; translated protein: MSSHSGSTLNSERRHSVSGKEVRCIGRYLLTGKTLGKGNFARVELATHTITHAKVAIKLIEIEKIREDYVRRNLLREAQIMRRIRHPNIIRLYETMKTNTLYCLVTEVAEGGELLAHVRNDYAEKRLSEPQARPFVRQLVSAIHHLHSEGIVHRDLKMENILLDKRKRNIKIVDFGLSNQHQPGELLATHCGSPEYAAPELFIPGQNYGPEVDVWSLGVNMFAMLCGKLPFRGPRERHNKRQKLLEQIAAGISDSQELEMSLLSPACVDLIRHLLQVKPSQRITLLEVMDHPWITKHGLYLLHPYKPLPQDQEAHKKIIQLISTQLDLTKHEIENAVSTNKCDWIAAIFHLLIDQPEGRTYMSQIAVETSYDRSRTSLGLSPELALIETSIARSENVEKDNKTASEQKAMTAHYNQRRNPNATCPVATSTHRDSRGTSLPPPSTAAVNFVANSKFKPRRHLSTSEGNRRLPPTPNSVLAARHQSGLRRSLKHYATSPNTIHTQPTMLQKDSRILHTECTHKGMIAENRMNAEHLAVYDRAANRGSPLKFNRGRNETLALSGEPPSKRYSWANSADYAYTVPTRKQWSRESLNTTAVRANLFQTPGKAPADIASLMALPSPGVISLRDDGITTSSSSNGSTPKSPTNSFQSNVLHSPDDPMKILQIMAAHRRPQTVATAQREVTMMQPDRHKQLPSIETVPLNQIVHLPVSHASPSKKTISGILGRAFRFKHGKKGGKQ
- the LOC134183373 gene encoding transcription factor Sox-9-B-like, coding for MVFSGGKVGNIEEYDSDATTSCCSDYSDHDCCGDDSLGLVSSAGDISGSARVKRKKGGKKSKQHVKRPMNAFMVWSQIQRRDMATENPSLHNAEISKRLGKLWNLLGDEDKKPFHEMAERLKIQHMIDHPDYKYRPRKRDRNPAKHQQLHEMRNNSKKSRTSTSRSSPSKRRRSVRRGYNASHSTSCNAGVDESVNTDVVSDAIPSSPASVISIISTEQHTERSSRRPRTLSISSSDTADLMSTEGSLHSYSNSEASPVTMPQWPILPPPYNGHQTTATVRSLSTAQAPPPYYSIMSRCSTSSRVKIDADQSSYSTVQLNRHCTSTWPLPSSYCCDGFYQTVNDLAALGMAQDGETTALYSTPEVDELIRDVWVHSGISELVTIA